GGCCATACGTCTCCCCCGGTTACACTAGTGATAGTCATCTTAGCCTGAAACCTACTCCTGATCCCCTTGCGAATAGACGTGGTTCCATATCGAGTCAGAGTAGTGATCGGAGTCATCATAGCCGCCATAACCTGGAGCGTCCGAAACCTCCGGATCGGGACGCTACTGTTGTGGAGATGACAACTCTAGAGCGGATATGGGGGAAATTGTTCGAGGAGGGTAAGGCGACGAAGAGGCTTGGCCAATTCTTACGTGGGATTGCGGTTCATCTAGTATGTGGACTTTTGTCTGTTCTGAAATGCTTCAGATTTTGATGGCTAACTTGAGTAGATTGAGGACTATCCCCCGGGAAACACCATTGTCATTCCCCCTCACAAGTTACAAAAGTTCTATCGTGATACTTATGATCCGAATGACCCTTATCCATGGCAAGGTTGGTAGTTCGATCTGTTCATTCACATTCCAGATTCTAAATAAATCCCTAGACATCTTCGACGATCGTACATCTTCAATATCTCGACTTTTCCGCGAAATCAAAGTCGAACATCATCTCATCCAAGATGATGTAGAAAAACGCCCAGATATTCCAGGCCTAACACCCAAAGGCTTCGAGACCTGGGAAACCTTGATGATCCTCGCGAACCCAGGACGCGAATACGACCGTCTCCAAAAAGCAGTTCTGAACATGCCCATCAACAACCCAGATGACAGGAAAGAGCGCTTCCCGAAGGAACTTCCGCGCCGTctctttccagaaatcgGAGATCTCGAAATCAGAGAGGATATCGAGAACCGCCTGATGGTCCACTGCGGCGTCGATCTACCATCCATCACCCCCGAAGAACGCAACCAATCCGCCGCCCGACCAACCCGatcatgatgatgatgatgatgatgatgaattcattgacccgatttagctcgctttacatacatgctgctatgcgggggttgcgtcccagagcccgctcccgacgataaatggtggtgcattcccagtatgcagatccaccctgtgagcaggactcgatttctcgaggtcctgccacctgaaaagtaaggccacaaaccggccggcgtaatgcaaacaagacaaaagaaatgtaaagaaagtcaatccatctgcccggtgtagatggtttcccgtagtccccgcgggcgcagagtgtccccttctttctctgcaatgcaccttccacttcttcacttctctacctccacttcttcatccagctccccgagtcaccgagtccctgtatccccaggactgccaggtctacttgctgcatcactccggcaggtcgaacacgaataggttcgggtcatggcgccatgcttcttcgtcttcatcggcagcgtgcgttgttctccatgtgcgttggtgtgaggtgacctcggcggacctggcgcccggccactgtgatgtgttccctgtttctccaacattcgcagtgtcttgggttggtttcggttttgaatcctcctccccctgctccttacccatggcgaccgagtccactgactgaaactgtcccaagagtcccgatgcgatcatgaacttcgccacgatcggcgctgccttcacttctgtcaacattgcttgttctccaagcgttgtcgacaccccctccataaacaattcctccaccatctccgaccgcagttccttcagaagcgggcactccagcaagacatgcttcacactctggtttcccaggtcacattgacagcgcggtgagtcgcttcgcttgattttggacagatattcagcaagtccgatgatacctgtgcggagttggatcaaaactgatgttgtcgctttccgcaggcccttccaataagtcaaatttgacttgcttggcacctcgatcatcctcctcgtcctcctcgctgtcctctttgatcctccctttgtccatgccttctcccacgcgatcgtcgattctcgcttcacactcttgctcgctgcggcggcaagccggatagatcggttgtggttgacattggtgttgacattggtgttgtcattggtgttggcattggtgttggcattggcattggtatcatgaatgttggtctcggtggtggtagctgcttcttttgcatacatgtctgcagcctcattccccggaatgccttcatgtgcggggacccagcgtagttccacctggattttatcattgcaccattccaacagccggagacatccttcaagatatacctggccagatggcattcgtgggttttggatggctctgagcgtcgcctggttatctgtaaagatgaccactccactcttagccagacagtcccgccattcgttgtcatcattgaacctttctttgatgacttccaatgccatctcgatagcacgtagctcggcagcgtacacagtggcgtcgtcgtcggtccccatattacacagcctggcttcattccgcctgtatgggtatgccgggtacactgcggccccaatgccgccttgatacccgctcccatcggtatagagccttgctggtgcatagagttgttcggtggttcgcttgtgtgtgtttattgctcgctctctctcctcaatgtatacccttggtggcttggtccatggtgcctggatgtatgccttcctgctctcccaagtactcgccaatggccccaagggtgtagtgaggcagccacccttcttccaggtttgggcctccatcggtgtatacccccccctttgcttttgcatgtgtcctctctccactagcattgttttcggcactgcgtatgccgggcctgtacgtatacgaatagcagccaactggactagccggtcaagctgctgctgcataggtagcaaatgcagttcaatatccagtgcctccctagcagttgttttgaaggcaccgctcattaaacaggctgcccttgactggatgtttgcaaattgtttcacgtagcttcgttctcttagtgtgctggtcagcggtgagtgccaggcagctgctccgaagagcatctgtgggatcatcactgcttggtagatagcacgcatagcggagagagatgctccccatgtggagccagtcagtcctcttagtgcttgtaaactgacgccggccttagcaagcatttgctgccggtggtgctggaaagttaaccctgggtctagccagaccccgaggtaccgctccgctgttgtggtggcctgtactgtggtgccctgcagtactagtggtgtgtgctcttcccccccagattccgggttaacgaagtggataagggcatacttcttaggatcgaacaccgaggcatgcctagctgcccaggcgtcggcatattggcatgccttttgcagctttgagatggtttcatgctcatccttcccgatgacaatgaaggcaacgtcgtctacccatccacttgtcttcacaccctcacagccctctaccagatctgcattgtagattaggtaaaggattggagagagaggtgacccctgtgggataccagttggtgttgggatactctctgacaccccttctggtatacggattctagtacttcgggatgtaaggaatgctttcacccaaggtgcgagctgaccgagtccccttttgcggaggttgtagagtaacctttcgtgagaaacgttatcgtacgctccggatacatcaagtagtagcatgcttgctatcttgcctttcccccaagctcttcgtatccggccgatgatcgactggatagcatggtcgactgagattcccttcctcccgccgaaatgggtatccggaagcaatttgtatgtttccactgcgtagctaattcgtcgggcaaccactgcctcgaggaacttgccgagtgtattaagaagcgcaactggccggtatgacttcgcaagctggtagtcacgcttaccagccttacgtagtaccactgtaatcgatttctggaagtgtgttgggttggtaccaagccgtatgcacgcgttgtaaattcgagagatggtgtcgagtactgtcggtatctcaataagcttatgccatagggagttcggaaggccgtcctctcctggcgctttgtctggtggcgatgctttgactgcctgtttgatctcttggtgtgtgatctctgggaagcggattggccctcgattgatctccgtcggatcatggttgatcaccttcgaatcgatgtcagagagatctgccggtggcggtactgggaagaaagcttgctggaaagcagctgctttctcttcgactgtctcggctagtccccctggtatcttgattgacggcgtgaccccctggtcatatgccccctgccgatttcttgcccatttgctcatcctccacataccgccaggaccctcctcgataacctcctgtaccttacggcggtggtatcgacggagcgcgatcttgatcagccgggtcttccggtttcgtgctgctttgtatagctctttgtcgtaagggtcccctgtccgttcgtgtcgacggcggagctgtcgaacttctttgactgcttcctgacactctggtgtgaagctgggatttgcccactgcgaagggatcgcccatggtgtagagatatcgactgcgtcgttgatgatttggatgaatgcttggcactcagcctccacatcgtcggctgttgtgaggttttgggggttggtggtggtattggtggtggtggtattattcgtgttggtggtggtgttggtgagttgtcgctcgatgaattctatcagcttcttgtcgtctgtggccttccagtttctcctctttggtggttcgtatggcggggtaccgatgtcgattgttgtcactactgggtagtgatccgacccatgatcggtaccgacctggcattcaaccaccctctctgctagtgtgttactgacaaaggtgagatctaggaccgatgcctgctcgtttcttcgccatgtcggtgatccagtctctgtcgtcagtgacagattatgaatccccgcgatatctaaaagtctctctgctgctgcggtcgctttcgctttggaacctattccactccacgttgggtggtgtaggttcatgtccccgatcaggatatgttctgcgtatggtctctgggcaagctctctattgagcttttccaccgtttcaccatcgtcgttgttatatatgttatgcataaagaggtctgtccacccatctagatggttcctccgcagtttcagcagctggtatcctttcgacaccgtcttgcatgaccaggaacctggatcgatccgtttcgacacgaacagacagaccctggctcgttcaccttccaactccttcgggaagactagttggtgggtggccttgtttgggtagtgggttgttgttgattgagagttgatccagggttcctgaaccgcaatcacatccgctttctggactgctttgtctgacagaaatgaggccatgactggatgggcgttgtgtgcattgtattgaattatttggaagtaattcattgagatgtggtggtgttgttggtgtctgttcctggatcatcactgtgctccgacgcatcatggaactcctcttccgcatcttcgtcgatttcagcaactttgtgtcgtaccagttggtatcgccgagtcgttcggggttgttcatccataacgtagtcctccgccatatcatcagctggtgctgtcatcctcctcttcttatatgacgtctggagctgtttctccggatctgtcatgaactgcatagtctcttggttctgtgacctcaaagagcgagccgactggcttactgctgaggcagtttcagcgagctcctctggtatgataggtagatcgtcatcctccgacgttctcgatctagttcgcatcacatggctgggctcctttcttcgttggggcttctccaccccaacctttgtatacatcctccgaatttcttttgtcggatgcgatgcgttctctgtcggatgaggtgcgttctctgtcggatgcgatgcgatcaccgtccgattcgatgtaggtgctgcccgatatatcgtcgtgcgctgtgcagtttgctgcggcgcgtggattggggtatcgagtccctgttgggactgggaggtagtggtactacccttcgtagtctccctttgccggaagtggagtggcacacgatggaatagagggctgttagccagtgctagtcttgccccttctttcgctgctgttcttacttcgcatgcgtcgctcgttggcctatggcctccgccacaattggcgcatttcacttcgacgtccccttgcttagcacactcccaggtcgggtgttgcttcgcacagtggccgcactggtattcgtttagacactgtgagtgtacatgtcctggtttctgacatttcaggcataatttcgaacggccttctcggcagaagcgggtagtctggtgcacttggtgctgccagagcgtaccctgcgtgatcgcctggtttgcaaccaccgggtcggtgaattcaatgatgatagagccttcacgacgcttgccaggttttactagccagccaaggtggaggatttcaacctgggtatcaccccatgagtggctgttttggcgtaccagctccttcgccatccccgccatcgactcctgtgtcaacagcatcgtcttcgtatcgataccgcgcgctactaccccccatgtcggcttcctaacatgtgctgctgggccgaatgatttcaaccagccgtcagcatgctttcgtagcaactccgcaccggaagcgctattcgccgtcatcttcacatccccagaggggagaaccttcgccgctaagaagtggcagccaccaccaaggggggcactggctttcctccgggcggcttgctcccgtgtcctctcagcctgctcgacgatctcccttggtgtccgccggcggagggtttcgcgggtgtcgctgtcacgaatcttgacgataatctctcgatcttcgcggagctcagctggcgaaactccgatcgaggatgatccattgcttgtcgggagagatgggggggggccggagccggtcccttgtccccatttctggagccgtgcccagaaggctgccgagtcgttcgaattgcttgtttgtgtggacggtgtcgttgctgttgctttgatcgccgtcgtagctttttcgatgctatccatacgctggtcgagtcggttgagtgcctgttgcaccttttccatgacctgaacctgcggtttgtcccccttcagggagttcagtgcgtattgctcgacggatttcacaaagttgataatatatatctcacctcttccgtcattttccattgtgttcagcacctctctagcactctgagcgagctcctccatggtactaaagtggttccgtggtttcttggggggtgcctttgaaaactctgtttcagggggcgaatttggttttcttccaccaccggcgacagccatccttcaattcctataaaataggatcaaaagatagagccggaagttagaaagaatttgaactaattttgagagcctgtaggcccttggttggcgagatagaacaaaaattgaatctgggcaaaaagagttgtttttcGACCAACCCGATCATCCACCACGACCGCATCACCCACAGAGCGAACACACTCATACGAGCGAGGCAGACCCCGCCCCACAGCATCAACCCCCAAACTAACCCAACAACCACAACCAAGACTCGCATCGGCCGTCATGgacgacgaagaagacgaagaagaagaacccaCTCCCTCTGTGCCACTCGAGCGCGAGCGCAAGCCTTACAGTGCTAATCCAGGCATCGGGAAAGTCTATGAAGAATCTGGCCACAGTCACAGCCACGCGGGCTCCTTCTCCACGGCCCGACCTTCAGATCCAATCTACAAGGGAAAGGCATCGGAACCACATCCAGCACACCACATGTCCGACCCCTATGATCGCGACCTGCACTACTCACGCTCGGGATCGGGTCACTCTGCTGACAAGCGGTTCTCGCATGACTCCCGCAGCTCGTCCCAGAATGTGGATATTCGTGCTGGTGGCAGTGGTGGCGGTGACTATAGGCATTCAGAGGGTGATTTGCATGGTTGTGATCATGCAGCTAGATATGCAGGGCTATCGGTACATGATTTGTTGTACAGCGAGTCACCTACTGCAAATGGGTCCGAGGATGATGCGCGCGAGTATCATCGCAGTAGCCGGGATAGGGATGAGGACTATTGTCGTGGAAGTGGGCAGGGCGGGGGATCTGGGTCTTCGTATGACAAGTCTGACCGGTATTACCGTTGAGAATGCGGTTGTTCTATGTTATGGTgtcttttgttttgttttggtttttttcttttttggtttttggtGATGATTGCATATCAGCGCAATGTTGGCTTTTCGGTCTTGATTTTTGATTCATTTCAAGCTCGGCGTTGCAGGGATACGAAGATACCCCTTCTTTCCGAGGTTGTGCATGACTGACGATATCTCATATCTCATAATTGACGTTCTGTTCTGCTCCGAAATGTGAAATTATAGTTCCATCAATGGTTTTGGAAAGAAAAAGCGCAGCGCACACTCAAGTCGACTCCATCTCACTCTGCATCCCCAAACCCAAATTTCCTCATAACCCTCTCCCCATCCTCTCTAATTTTAATAAgctccctctccctctcaTACTCCTCCTTTTCATATCGACGTACAATAGCTCTGGCATGCCTCTCCTCCCGCTCAATCCTCTTCCTTGCAATCCTCTCCGCACGCCTCCTATCTTCCAACGCACGCTCATCACACCTCTCAGCATCACCACGCAGAGTTTCAATCTCCTTTTCAGTCAGCACCCACGGCACAGACAACACCTCAATTAGAAACCGCAGCCGGGTATCCAAAAACTGCATTTCGGCGTTCGTATCGCGCACGAGCCAGAATCGTTCGAGATGTAACTGCATCTGCCAGCGGAAGGTTGACAGTGTCCCCTTTACACGGACTAGTGTCCCTGGTTGCAGAGCTGAGATGTCTATCTCATCGTGGTCTTTGGAGGTTAAGTGTGTTTCGTGGGTGAGACTGGTGGCTGTTGGCGCTGTGAGGGAGAATGAAGACCATGCTGCCTCTTCTTGGCTATTGGTTTGGGATATTTGGATAGTACTGCTGGGTTCTGGTGAGGTCTGTTTAAGTACTGCAATGTCGATTGTTGCACCGCTGCTGTCGTCTAGTGTTAGGATTGTGCGTCGTGGGATATCAGTTCGCGCCACTATGATGCCTACTAGGCTGACGAATTGGATCGGATGGTTGTTGTAGAAGAAGATGTTTTGTCCTGGAGAGGTTTGTTAGTTATGTGGTTCTTTTGATGAATATGGATAGGCGTGGGTGTGTTTTGGTTTGATGGCAGGGAGATATTTGGTGAAAAGGAAGACAAGTTATATTCGGATCTGTTGGAAGAGCATGCCAGAGGGCATTGGAACAAGGATAGAAAGTTCAGACATAACCACAAGGAAGTATAGACAGTGTGGTGGAACATCTCAAATGGACTTCAAGCTAACGCCTCTTTTCGAGCCTCCACGCTAGAGGACCCGGGAATGTGCACATGCGGCGCTATGCGAGTGGATCTTTAGGGGAAACGTTGAAATGAACGCCGTATTAGAAAAAGCAACAACATACCCACAAAGTCACTTGATTTTCGGAGACGGTGCACATCGGCCGCGCCCATTTTCACCCAGGTAAAGTGCGTTGGTGACGCCTTGAAGCAGAACGCGGGATAGAATACGAGGTTCTCATTGTTGACCTTTGCCATTGGTTCATCTTTTATTTCTCGGAATTATCCTGTTTTGGAGATGTTTAAAAAGATGTCAGAGTTTTGTTCTGGACTGGGAGCTAGAACTGTTGCACGTTGAGTTGGTGTCACGTGGTTGTATTCAAGAAAGGTCGCTATTTCCTTAGGGAAATATATTCTGCGTCTTCATGGTATGGGGATATAGCGTGTATCGCGGTGACTTCGAGATGCTTCAATTGGGGGTTCTCCTGGCTGCCTCTTGACATTCTACGTCAATGTCGCGAGGCGACATTCAACCAGCCCACGATGGCACTGATTTCTACGCCACCTGCAACACAATCTCTATAGATAGATATGCTGATCCCCctccatcatcctcttcatcggaTTCCTCGGCATCGTCTCCTgcctctttctctcctcaGCACTGACATCATCAATGATAGTCTCTTTCTCCCCCAATGCAGCTCTAACCTCCTCCTGCGCATTCTCATGCCCCGTAAAAGCAACTGTCAAGATCTCCTTCTCCAACCCACCGACATGCTCCCACTCAATGCCCGCCTGAGTTAACATCCGACACCCCTCAGACTCGCCGACGAATTTGTTAGGCTCCTTAACGCCAAAATAAACCTTATGGATCCCCTCTCGCCCACCTTCTGTCGTCTGCGTGATGCGCTGCACACACGGCGCATTCCCAGACAGCCGCTTCCCGCACGGTTCCATTGTCACGTACATGATGAGCTTGCGGCCGGGCTCAATGGGGAGGACTTCCCCCACTTGAGAATCGGGTATCTTGTGCACTGCGGCGTAGTTGGCGAAGCAGCATTGCTCTGCGTGTGTGTTACCTGCTAGCTCCATTGTGTACCCTGTCGAGAGGATCCGGTCGTCTGTGAAGGTGGGATCGTTGTCTTTTCGGGATAGCAGAACTGCGCCGACTCGGAAGTTGGTGGGTCTCGGGGGAGATTGTTCCGCCAGGGCGAGGCATTGTTTTATGTAGGGTATGTGAGGAGAGGTGTTTGTCGTCATGGTGAGTAGTGTCAGTTGCGATTGGGATCGGTGTTCAGTGTGGGAGAGGATGGGTACGGTTGTGGGTTTAAACTCAAAACAAGGCGGTTGAACTGGATACGGATAGTCTCTGTAGCTCTTGAAATTTGAGAAAAGTAAAGTGGCGCTGCCGATGGGCTTGGGGAGCTTGGAAGTGGGTTGACGGGCAAGGCGGGAAGCAGCAGCAAAATGACGAAATGGCCCCGTCGCGTCTAAATCGCGTTCCGTTTCTACAGCCCACGCTCGTGCAGTCGCCACTTCTGTTGGTCTTTCATCTCTTACACCCCAGTTCGGTGTAACGTGTCTAAATTATACTCGGCTCTTTCTTCTAGTCCTCCATCGAATCAAGAACGCACCTATCGTCACCAAAAATTTGCAATGGTGAAGAACGCGAAACGCGAAAGCCATGCCTCAGATGAAGAAATGCCGTCTATCGAGGAAGATCTCTATAAGGTTCTAGGTGTTGCATCTGATGCAACCCCAGAAGCCATCAAAACCGCATACAAAAAGAGCGCTTTGAGAAACCATCCCGGTATGCAACACCACCCAGGTCTGGAGACATCCAAAAACCTAACACTGGACCAGACAAGGTTAGCGAAGAAGCCCGCGCAGACGCCAATGCAAAGTTCCAACGAATCGCACTGGCATACGGCGTTCTTTCCGACGAGCGCCGACGAAATGTGTACGACCGAACCGGCAGCACGGACGAAGCtttcggtgaagatggtgaCTTCAACTGGATGGATTTCTACCGCGAACAGCTGTCAGCGATGCTCGACTCGCGGGCGATCTCA
Above is a window of Penicillium digitatum chromosome 2, complete sequence DNA encoding:
- a CDS encoding hydroxyproline-rich glycoprotein DZ-HRGP, with translation MNPDPNKNGYSPTPPFSSHHEPAYLNMPRTGSPASNPTPEPYNYPKSQCSVTKMDTGHIDNAVSSAFYSSGSASYLSPEVLSQITAMVIQQLKITGLDNLQGSGAPPPRSQSQQPPWQTDGSLRPHAESSPAIPLQRSSSIPPPSSASENTHTEHFRPYVSPGYTSDSHLSLKPTPDPLANRRGSISSQSSDRSHHSRHNLERPKPPDRDATVVEMTTLERIWGKLFEEGKATKRLGQFLRGIAVHLIEDYPPGNTIVIPPHKLQKFYRDTYDPNDPYPWQDIFDDRTSSISRLFREIKVEHHLIQDDVEKRPDIPGLTPKGFETWETLMILANPGREYDRLQKAVLNMPINNPDDRKERFPKELPRRLFPEIGDLEIREDIENRLMVHCGVDLPSITPEERNQSAARPTRS
- a CDS encoding Reverse transcriptase, putative, with amino-acid sequence MLAKAGVSLQALRGLTGSTWGASLSAMRAIYQAVMIPQMLFGAAAWHSPLTSTLRERSYVKQFANIQSRAACLMSGAFKTTAREALDIELHLLPMQQQLDRLVQLAAIRIRTGPAYAVPKTMLVERGHMQKQRGGYTPMEAQTWKKGGCLTTPLGPLASTWESRKAYIQAPWTKPPRVYIEERERAINTHKRTTEQLYAPARLYTDGSGYQGGIGAAVYPAYPYRRNEARLCNMGTDDDATVYAAELRAIEMALEVIKERFNDDNEWRDCLAKSGVVIFTDNQATLRAIQNPRMPSGQVYLEGCLRLLEWCNDKIQVELRWVPAHEGIPGNEAADMYAKEAATTTETNIHDTNANANTNANTNDNTNVNTNVNHNRSIRLAAAASKSVKRESTIAWEKAWTKGGSKRTARRTRRMIEVPSKSNLTYWKGLRKATTSVLIQLRTGIIGLAEYLSKIKRSDSPRCQCDLGNQSVKHVLLECPLLKELRSEMVEELFMEGVSTTLGEQAMLTEVKAAPIVAKFMIASGLLGQFQSVDSVAMGKEQGEEDSKPKPTQDTANVGETGNTSQWPGARSAEVTSHQRTWRTTHAADEDEEAWRHDPNLFVFDLPE
- a CDS encoding Reverse transcriptase, putative, which produces MAVAGGGRKPNSPPETEFSKAPPKKPRNHFSTMEELAQSAREVLNTMENDGRGEIYIINFVKSVEQYALNSLKGDKPQVQVMEKVQQALNRLDQRMDSIEKATTAIKATATTPSTQTSNSNDSAAFWARLQKWGQGTGSGPPPSLPTSNGSSSIGVSPAELREDREIIVKIRDSDTRETLRRRTPREIVEQAERTREQAARRKASAPLGGGCHFLAAKVLPSGDVKMTANSASGAELLRKHADGWLKSFGPAAHVRKPTWGVVARGIDTKTMLLTQESMAGMAKELVRQNSHSWGDTQVEILHLGWLVKPGKRREGSIIIEFTDPVVANQAITQGTLWQHQVHQTTRFCREGRSKLCLKCQKPGHVHSQCLNEYQCGHCAKQHPTWECAKQGDVEVKCANCGGGHRPTSDACEVRTAAKEGARLALANSPLFHRVPLHFRQRETTKGSTTTSQSQQGLDTPIHAPQQTAQRTTIYRAAPTSNRTVIASHPTENAPHPTENASHPTKEIRRMYTKVGVEKPQRRKEPSHVMRTRSRTSEDDDLPIIPEELAETASAVSQSARSLRSQNQETMQFMTDPEKQLQTSYKKRRMTAPADDMAEDYVMDEQPRTTRRYQLVRHKVAEIDEDAEEEFHDASEHSDDPGTDTNNTTTSQ
- a CDS encoding Nucleic acid-binding, OB-fold; amino-acid sequence: MAKVNNENLVFYPAFCFKASPTHFTWVKMGAADVHRLRKSSDFVGQNIFFYNNHPIQFVSLVGIIVARTDIPRRTILTLDDSSGATIDIAVLKQTSPEPSSTIQISQTNSQEEAAWSSFSLTAPTATSLTHETHLTSKDHDEIDISALQPGTLVRVKGTLSTFRWQMQLHLERFWLVRDTNAEMQFLDTRLRFLIEVLSVPWVLTEKEIETLRGDAERCDERALEDRRRAERIARKRIEREERHARAIVRRYEKEEYERERELIKIREDGERVMRKFGFGDAE
- a CDS encoding DRAP deaminase, putative, with translation MTTNTSPHIPYIKQCLALAEQSPPRPTNFRVGAVLLSRKDNDPTFTDDRILSTGYTMELAGNTHAEQCCFANYAAVHKIPDSQVGEVLPIEPGRKLIMYVTMEPCGKRLSGNAPCVQRITQTTEGGREGIHKVYFGVKEPNKFVGESEGCRMLTQAGIEWEHVGGLEKEILTVAFTGHENAQEEVRAALGEKETIIDDVSAEERKRQETMPRNPMKRMMEGDQHIYL